The following coding sequences lie in one Polynucleobacter necessarius genomic window:
- the phnA gene encoding phosphonoacetate hydrolase, with translation MNLHPEVVVNGVSYQWPKKPTVLICIDGGDPEYLQQLLSEGVVPHIAQFIQTGFSTIADGTMPSFTCPNNMSIITGTPASKHGISGNFYLDTNTWEPVVMTGPELLRGDTILAKFADAGAKVVSITAKDKLRKQLSKSLDISRGNISFSSEFASKCTLADNGIENVEELVGMPEPSIYSMELSLFVLKAGIELLKREKPDLMYLSLTDRVQHKYAPGEIEATRFYQQLDACFGELDRLGAVVGLTADHGMSDKSDAQGKPNVIWLQDILDQKLGKADVQVVCPITDAYVGHHGALGGFIRVWCRGRATPSKVIEAIAGIDGIEQVLDKESICKLFDLPRDREGDVAVIARKDVCIGTSAVNHDLSGLEGHRLRTHGGTSEAKVPIIFNRPLNEKYRAKAGVSTLKSYQLMDYALNGLDLSGEGL, from the coding sequence ATGAATCTGCACCCTGAGGTAGTGGTAAATGGTGTTAGCTACCAATGGCCTAAAAAGCCTACTGTTTTAATCTGTATCGATGGCGGAGATCCTGAATATCTTCAGCAATTATTGAGTGAAGGCGTCGTACCGCACATTGCCCAATTTATTCAAACTGGGTTTAGTACGATAGCTGATGGCACGATGCCCAGCTTTACTTGCCCTAACAACATGTCGATTATTACCGGCACCCCCGCCTCGAAGCATGGGATCTCTGGGAACTTCTATTTAGACACCAATACATGGGAGCCGGTTGTGATGACTGGTCCTGAGTTATTGCGGGGCGATACTATCTTGGCCAAATTTGCCGATGCTGGAGCGAAGGTGGTTTCCATTACGGCGAAAGACAAGCTTCGCAAGCAACTTAGTAAAAGCTTGGACATATCTAGAGGCAATATTTCATTTTCTTCCGAGTTTGCGAGTAAATGCACGCTTGCAGATAATGGGATTGAAAATGTTGAAGAGCTCGTAGGTATGCCTGAACCCAGTATTTATTCCATGGAGCTCTCATTATTCGTTCTTAAAGCAGGCATTGAGTTATTGAAGCGCGAAAAACCAGATTTGATGTACCTCTCATTAACCGATAGGGTGCAACACAAATATGCACCTGGTGAAATTGAGGCCACTCGCTTTTATCAGCAGCTTGATGCATGTTTTGGAGAATTAGATCGTTTAGGTGCTGTAGTGGGATTAACGGCTGATCATGGTATGAGTGACAAGTCAGACGCTCAAGGTAAGCCCAATGTAATTTGGCTTCAAGATATATTGGATCAAAAATTAGGTAAAGCTGATGTACAGGTTGTCTGTCCAATAACCGATGCCTATGTAGGGCACCATGGCGCATTGGGAGGATTTATAAGAGTTTGGTGCCGCGGTAGGGCTACACCAAGTAAGGTGATTGAAGCTATCGCCGGCATTGATGGTATTGAGCAAGTCCTGGATAAAGAAAGCATATGCAAGTTATTTGACCTTCCTCGCGATAGAGAGGGGGATGTTGCAGTTATTGCAAGAAAAGATGTCTGTATTGGGACTTCGGCAGTCAATCATGATCTATCTGGTCTAGAGGGCCATCGTCTGAGGACGCATGGGGGCACATCAGAGGCAAAGGTGCCTATCATTTTTAATCGACCTTTGAATGAAAAATATAGGGCTAAGGCCGGAGTAAGCACACTAAAGAGTTATCAACTAATGGATTACGCTTTAAATGGTCTAGACCTTAGTGGCGAGGGGCTTTAA
- the phnX gene encoding phosphonoacetaldehyde hydrolase, producing MIKTSIEAIIFDWAGTTVDFGSRAPMGAFVKLFQSEGVEMSISQARIPMGINKWDHINALLSLPEIQAQWVQIHGRPHASSDVDRLLEIFVPMNKVSIQECGQLIPGVAELTKKLREQHIKIGSTTGYTKELLDILLPIAKEQGYAPDALSFSGDTPLGRPSAQMMHKCATQLGLDNPLSFIKVDDTEPGIEEGKAFGCWTVGVAVSGNALGLSLEELNALSKDEGRQSQGFGKNQNERNAA from the coding sequence ATGATTAAAACTTCGATTGAGGCAATTATTTTCGATTGGGCGGGTACAACGGTAGACTTTGGTAGCAGAGCCCCAATGGGAGCCTTTGTAAAGCTGTTCCAGTCTGAGGGTGTCGAAATGTCAATCTCGCAAGCCCGTATCCCGATGGGAATTAATAAGTGGGATCATATTAATGCTCTTTTAAGCCTTCCAGAGATCCAAGCACAATGGGTGCAGATACACGGAAGGCCACACGCCTCTTCCGATGTTGACCGATTGTTGGAAATATTTGTGCCAATGAATAAGGTCAGTATTCAAGAGTGTGGTCAATTGATTCCTGGCGTAGCTGAGCTGACCAAAAAGCTCCGTGAGCAGCACATTAAGATTGGATCCACAACAGGATATACGAAAGAACTCTTAGATATATTGTTGCCAATAGCCAAAGAGCAGGGGTATGCGCCTGATGCCCTCTCTTTTTCCGGAGATACGCCACTGGGGAGACCATCGGCGCAAATGATGCATAAATGCGCTACACAACTGGGTTTAGATAACCCCCTCTCATTTATTAAGGTGGATGATACCGAGCCAGGGATTGAGGAGGGTAAGGCTTTTGGTTGCTGGACTGTGGGTGTTGCTGTTAGCGGAAACGCGCTGGGCTTATCTCTAGAGGAGTTAAATGCGCTAAGCAAAGATGAGGGCCGACAATCACAAGGATTTGGCAAGAATCAAAATGAAAGAAATGCGGCCTGA
- a CDS encoding FAD-dependent oxidoreductase, with amino-acid sequence MTNKNYDLLVVGSGIVGLAHAYEAKKRGLSVAIVEQNASCTGASIRNFGFITVSGQSSRDTWRRAVYSAQVWRELASLANIKVLHQGTWIVCQRPEAVEVAKAFLQTPMGVDCKYYPLADYPTLEALGHFNIESLNLKNSLGLLYSPHEFRVESREAIPQLANYFENELGIDFYWETEVLSISGSAIHTSNNGLNAQRIVLCPGSQLTGVAKPFIEKYDLKLCTLQMLRVKVQDGFVLPGSIMTDNSLARYLG; translated from the coding sequence ATGACAAATAAAAATTATGATCTGCTGGTAGTGGGTTCTGGTATTGTGGGATTGGCGCATGCTTATGAGGCCAAAAAAAGAGGTTTATCAGTAGCAATCGTTGAGCAAAACGCTAGTTGTACGGGCGCCTCTATCCGAAATTTTGGTTTTATTACGGTCTCAGGGCAAAGTAGCCGGGACACCTGGCGAAGGGCAGTGTACTCAGCGCAAGTCTGGCGGGAATTAGCCTCTTTGGCGAACATTAAAGTATTGCACCAGGGCACGTGGATTGTATGCCAGCGCCCAGAGGCGGTTGAAGTGGCCAAAGCATTTCTCCAAACACCGATGGGGGTTGACTGTAAATATTACCCTCTGGCTGACTATCCCACTTTAGAAGCACTTGGCCATTTCAATATCGAGAGTCTAAATTTAAAAAATTCATTAGGTCTTTTATACAGCCCCCATGAATTTAGAGTTGAATCTAGAGAAGCCATTCCTCAGCTGGCAAATTATTTCGAAAACGAACTAGGTATCGACTTTTACTGGGAGACTGAAGTCCTATCGATTTCTGGAAGCGCTATTCATACTTCAAATAATGGTTTGAATGCTCAAAGAATCGTGCTGTGTCCGGGATCGCAATTGACTGGTGTAGCAAAACCTTTTATTGAAAAATATGATTTGAAGCTGTGCACTCTGCAGATGCTCAGAGTCAAAGTTCAGGATGGGTTTGTGCTCCCAGGTAGCATCATGACAGACAACAGTTTGGCTAGATACCTGGGGTAG
- a CDS encoding iron-containing alcohol dehydrogenase, translated as MPKPSIYFGAGLLAELETLFPDRGFHILRIPEISDADMRKIRSSLQGRVLSEVVYQQGMPDIRVVEDLQDNFWRYADCGNSVLLGMGGGSVMDAAKVLRFKPDGKAWLSRHLDVSIADQSLPKMPLLLASTTAGTGSEVTPTATIWDFENQCKHSFFGPQVLADVAIIDPRLCLGAPWIISRDAAIDALSHALEAIWNINRTKETDDLAINAAQKICRYLPLLRDDLNNLEYRQALSESALSAGMAMAKTQTALAHALSYAQTMNSKKTHGQACAYWLPYVWQLLIQSKCESKILISINQAIGEYFSTPTEMQEWLLALGFSVYPALTRDKTVEDQVNVVRLSARGKNFAGFSVNDK; from the coding sequence ATGCCTAAGCCTAGTATCTATTTTGGTGCAGGCTTACTTGCAGAGCTAGAAACACTTTTTCCTGATCGTGGTTTTCATATTTTGCGAATTCCAGAGATTTCTGATGCAGATATGAGGAAAATCAGATCATCATTGCAAGGTAGAGTTCTTTCGGAAGTGGTTTATCAACAAGGTATGCCAGATATTAGAGTCGTTGAAGACCTCCAGGATAATTTTTGGAGATATGCTGATTGCGGTAACTCTGTTCTACTGGGAATGGGTGGTGGTAGTGTGATGGATGCTGCTAAAGTATTGCGCTTTAAGCCTGACGGCAAGGCTTGGTTAAGCAGGCATCTTGATGTTTCAATAGCAGATCAGAGTCTCCCAAAAATGCCCCTCTTGTTGGCCTCTACTACTGCAGGCACGGGTAGTGAGGTGACTCCTACGGCGACAATTTGGGACTTTGAAAACCAGTGCAAACATTCCTTTTTTGGACCTCAGGTTCTGGCCGATGTTGCCATCATTGATCCCCGCCTTTGTCTTGGAGCTCCCTGGATTATTTCGCGCGATGCAGCAATTGATGCTCTTTCGCATGCATTAGAGGCAATTTGGAATATCAATCGTACAAAAGAAACGGATGATCTTGCGATTAATGCTGCACAGAAAATTTGCCGTTATTTACCTCTTCTTCGCGATGATTTAAATAATCTAGAGTATCGTCAAGCACTTTCAGAATCGGCATTGTCTGCTGGTATGGCTATGGCCAAAACACAAACGGCACTTGCACATGCTTTGTCATATGCGCAGACAATGAATAGTAAAAAAACGCACGGTCAAGCTTGTGCCTACTGGTTACCGTATGTATGGCAATTATTGATTCAAAGCAAATGCGAATCCAAAATTTTGATCTCTATTAATCAGGCGATTGGAGAATATTTTTCAACTCCGACCGAGATGCAAGAATGGCTACTTGCTCTTGGTTTTTCGGTATATCCTGCGCTCACGCGTGACAAAACAGTTGAAGATCAGGTAAATGTGGTTAGACTTTCTGCTCGAGGAAAAAACTTCGCAGGATTTAGCGTTAATGACAAATAA
- the phnE gene encoding phosphonate ABC transporter, permease protein PhnE, translating into MSGSVSELSLDRAKARAFEERHGLTYYIGWGLFFLVLAWAWQGAEMRPLDLIKDSGNMGKYAADFFPPNFKDWKLYVGEMLITVQIAIWGTLLAILAAVPLGLLSASNVVSPWMYQPVRRLMDALRAINEMVFAMLFIVAVGLGPFAGVLALFVHTTGTLAKLFSEAVEAVDPRPIEGIRATGAHPMAEIVYGILPQVMPLWVSYSLYRFESNVRSASVVGMVGAGGIGVILYEVIRGFQYPQTCAVLIILIITVTIIDLISSYLRKLAS; encoded by the coding sequence ATGAGTGGGTCTGTTTCAGAGCTTTCCTTAGATCGAGCTAAGGCGCGAGCCTTCGAGGAGAGGCATGGCCTGACCTATTACATAGGGTGGGGGCTATTCTTCTTGGTATTAGCCTGGGCCTGGCAGGGCGCAGAAATGCGCCCCTTGGATCTGATTAAAGATTCTGGCAATATGGGCAAGTATGCCGCCGACTTTTTCCCTCCAAATTTTAAGGATTGGAAGCTATATGTAGGGGAAATGTTAATTACTGTGCAGATTGCAATTTGGGGCACCTTGCTTGCAATCCTTGCTGCTGTTCCCCTGGGCTTGCTCAGCGCCTCTAATGTAGTAAGTCCCTGGATGTATCAACCAGTGCGTCGCTTGATGGATGCCTTGCGTGCAATAAATGAGATGGTGTTTGCCATGTTATTTATTGTGGCAGTTGGACTTGGCCCATTTGCTGGGGTTTTAGCTTTATTTGTACATACCACTGGCACCTTAGCAAAATTATTTTCAGAAGCTGTTGAAGCGGTTGATCCGAGACCAATTGAGGGTATTAGGGCTACAGGCGCTCATCCAATGGCTGAGATTGTTTATGGAATCTTGCCTCAAGTGATGCCTTTATGGGTTTCCTATTCTTTGTATCGATTTGAGTCTAATGTACGCTCTGCTTCAGTAGTGGGAATGGTTGGTGCAGGTGGAATTGGAGTCATTCTTTATGAAGTAATTCGTGGGTTTCAATACCCTCAAACCTGCGCAGTTTTGATTATTCTGATTATCACTGTAACAATCATCGATTTAATTTCTTCCTATTTAAGGAAGCTTGCAAGTTAA
- the phnD gene encoding phosphonate ABC transporter substrate-binding protein: MRISKLLLAGLMALSVCVAQAKEISFGVISTDSAAAQRDRWEPFFRDMEKQTGLTVKSFYAPDYAGVIEAMRFNKVQVAWFGNKAAMEAVDRANGEVFAQVVYADGGVGYTSYLITQKDSPYNNVDDVIKNGKSINFGIGDSNSTSGFLVPSYYIFAKRNIEPREVFKTVRNASHGANMQAILAKQLDVATNNSEEVDRLAATKPEAVQEIKIIWKSPLIPSDPFVWRNDLDKDTKEKLKKFVYNYAKTNPEEKAVLKNIYNYGGFRPSTNAQLNPIRQLELFKEIRKVESDTTMSDADKAKKVAELNEALAKIK; encoded by the coding sequence ATGAGAATAAGCAAATTACTTTTGGCCGGGTTAATGGCTTTATCAGTATGTGTGGCACAAGCTAAAGAAATTAGTTTTGGAGTTATTTCCACGGATTCTGCCGCAGCTCAAAGAGACCGTTGGGAGCCCTTTTTCAGAGACATGGAAAAGCAAACAGGCCTAACAGTGAAATCATTTTACGCGCCAGACTATGCCGGAGTGATTGAGGCAATGCGCTTTAATAAAGTACAGGTGGCTTGGTTTGGAAATAAAGCAGCCATGGAGGCTGTTGATCGTGCGAATGGTGAAGTCTTTGCGCAAGTAGTTTACGCCGATGGTGGGGTCGGTTACACATCTTACTTAATTACCCAAAAAGATTCTCCCTACAATAATGTGGATGATGTAATTAAGAATGGTAAGAGCATCAATTTTGGCATTGGTGATTCAAACTCCACTTCTGGATTCCTGGTTCCGAGTTATTACATCTTCGCTAAGCGAAATATTGAGCCAAGAGAAGTTTTTAAAACAGTTCGCAACGCAAGCCATGGCGCAAATATGCAAGCAATTCTTGCTAAACAACTCGATGTTGCCACCAATAACTCCGAAGAAGTTGATCGCTTGGCTGCTACCAAGCCTGAGGCAGTTCAAGAGATCAAAATTATTTGGAAGAGTCCTTTAATTCCGAGCGACCCATTTGTATGGCGTAATGATTTGGATAAGGATACAAAAGAGAAGTTGAAAAAATTTGTATACAACTATGCTAAAACCAATCCAGAAGAAAAGGCAGTACTCAAGAATATCTATAACTATGGTGGATTTAGACCATCTACTAATGCTCAATTAAATCCAATTCGTCAATTGGAGTTGTTTAAAGAGATCCGTAAGGTAGAGTCTGACACTACTATGAGTGATGCTGATAAGGCTAAAAAAGTTGCTGAACTCAACGAGGCCTTGGCCAAGATCAAATGA
- a CDS encoding phosphonate ABC transporter ATP-binding protein, producing MNSVLKIEDASKTFFSNGKKNRALCNVSIDVAAGERVSLLGASGSEKSTLIRAICGLEVLDKGSGEILIYGRQMQSNGHLPKNVRQMRNEIGTIFQQFNLVNQLDVITNVLIGICPQKSVAEIIFRRFSLEEKAKALDALEKVGLIDFAYQRASNLSGGQQQRVAIARALIKGAKILLADEPVASLDPESSRKVMETMVNLSEKLDLTFITSLHQIPVARKYCERTIALNKGVVVFDGPTKALTADILANLYGSNLDDLDFDDFSSVQELGVSEPKLALVQ from the coding sequence ATGAATAGCGTTCTAAAAATAGAAGATGCCAGTAAGACTTTCTTCTCAAATGGCAAGAAGAATCGGGCTTTGTGCAATGTATCTATTGATGTTGCCGCAGGCGAGAGAGTGTCTTTATTAGGAGCGTCTGGTTCGGAGAAGTCCACTCTCATTCGAGCTATTTGTGGATTAGAGGTTTTGGATAAAGGTAGTGGAGAAATCCTCATTTATGGCAGGCAGATGCAGTCGAATGGCCATTTACCTAAGAACGTGCGACAAATGAGGAATGAAATTGGCACCATCTTTCAACAATTCAATTTGGTAAACCAATTAGATGTGATAACAAATGTTTTGATTGGTATTTGCCCTCAAAAGAGTGTTGCCGAGATTATTTTTCGACGGTTTTCTTTGGAAGAAAAGGCTAAAGCCCTAGATGCGCTTGAAAAGGTTGGTTTGATTGATTTTGCATACCAAAGAGCATCAAATCTTTCAGGCGGACAGCAACAACGAGTTGCGATAGCCAGGGCATTAATCAAGGGTGCAAAAATTTTATTGGCTGACGAACCAGTCGCATCCTTAGATCCCGAATCATCCAGAAAGGTGATGGAGACTATGGTCAATTTGTCTGAGAAATTAGATCTCACATTCATTACTAGTTTGCATCAGATTCCAGTTGCCAGAAAGTATTGCGAGAGAACCATTGCCTTAAATAAGGGCGTAGTAGTTTTTGATGGTCCAACCAAAGCATTAACTGCTGACATCTTGGCAAATTTATACGGATCCAATCTCGATGATTTGGATTTTGATGATTTTTCTAGCGTTCAAGAGCTTGGTGTATCTGAGCCAAAGCTCGCATTAGTTCAGTAG
- a CDS encoding HD domain-containing protein — METSIQAISELYQKKGDLHYDGEGVSQLAHAWQCGQLAKESGVSPQLQLAAWLHDIGHLLSSKEGTPTSYGYDDHHEQIGGAYLAQLFSEEVSCPVLMHVNAKRYLVSTDPEYRKLLSPDSIRSLALQGGEMTLEECNQFVTMTFAQDAILLRKWDELGKNSELKIPAKEVVIACLTQLAQECI; from the coding sequence GTGGAAACATCTATCCAAGCAATCTCCGAGCTCTATCAAAAAAAAGGCGATCTTCACTACGACGGTGAGGGGGTCTCCCAACTAGCTCATGCTTGGCAATGTGGGCAGCTTGCTAAAGAGAGTGGTGTTAGCCCTCAATTGCAGTTAGCCGCTTGGCTGCATGATATTGGACATCTTCTATCCAGCAAAGAGGGCACCCCAACTAGTTATGGATACGATGATCATCATGAGCAAATTGGCGGAGCTTATCTAGCGCAACTTTTTTCCGAAGAAGTCAGTTGCCCGGTTTTGATGCATGTTAATGCCAAAAGATATTTAGTATCAACTGATCCGGAATATCGCAAACTCTTATCTCCCGATTCCATCAGAAGCTTGGCGCTTCAAGGAGGGGAAATGACTTTAGAAGAGTGCAATCAATTTGTCACGATGACTTTTGCGCAGGATGCTATTTTATTGCGCAAATGGGATGAGTTGGGAAAGAACTCGGAATTAAAAATCCCCGCAAAGGAAGTTGTAATAGCTTGCTTAACTCAGTTGGCTCAAGAGTGCATATGA
- a CDS encoding surface-adhesin E family protein produces MDETSMKKLLAFGVSLLAQLLLVQSAWAYLLPVSGYTDEGNLYIDTNTIIRTPPTVTFTYVESFNQCKSYGAISYLSKATNIRLDCNAKRLFALSESYYSGPNLHGKLLGNFQLNDQFGSSPSGDNWPANLLKIGCMPRRY; encoded by the coding sequence ATGGATGAAACCAGCATGAAAAAACTTTTAGCATTTGGGGTCTCATTACTTGCACAGCTTTTATTGGTACAGTCTGCTTGGGCCTATCTTTTGCCTGTGTCGGGTTATACGGATGAAGGTAATCTCTACATAGATACAAATACAATCATAAGAACCCCTCCAACGGTGACTTTTACTTATGTAGAGAGTTTTAATCAATGCAAAAGTTATGGTGCCATATCCTACTTATCAAAAGCCACCAATATTCGACTGGATTGCAATGCAAAAAGACTGTTTGCATTATCGGAAAGTTATTATTCCGGGCCAAATCTTCACGGTAAATTGCTTGGTAATTTCCAATTAAATGATCAATTTGGCTCATCTCCCTCAGGCGATAATTGGCCAGCCAATTTATTAAAAATAGGTTGTATGCCTCGTCGATATTAG
- a CDS encoding putative nucleotidyltransferase substrate binding domain-containing protein has protein sequence MPNAFNFSASPFDCLNAQEQKLVRDNIDIAYFKEGEVILVVGSAPTHLLTLIKGFVRQFEDTTKDWLLEPTPDSLMNLAIFLDAHSITGDASLLAQVKQSLFALVTDNQFLLARFASAIESFSSDIGWWNRLLTLGAEPSENRINLKKAGIFSIVHGVRALALENHIWANSTSDRITELVRLHKIPKDLANETLESLHLLMELRLKSGLIELETDKEVSGEIDLSRLSTLERDLLKDALNVVKRFKTFLRQHFHLEFA, from the coding sequence ATGCCTAATGCCTTTAATTTTTCAGCATCTCCCTTTGATTGCTTAAACGCTCAAGAGCAAAAACTTGTCAGAGATAATATAGACATCGCCTACTTTAAAGAAGGTGAAGTCATTTTGGTTGTTGGCTCTGCCCCAACCCATCTATTGACTCTCATTAAAGGCTTTGTACGCCAATTTGAAGACACTACTAAAGATTGGCTACTAGAACCCACCCCTGATAGCTTAATGAACTTAGCTATCTTTCTTGATGCCCACTCGATTACCGGTGACGCTAGCCTACTGGCCCAGGTAAAACAATCGCTGTTTGCCTTGGTTACCGATAATCAATTCTTGCTCGCACGTTTTGCTTCTGCAATCGAAAGCTTCTCTTCTGATATCGGCTGGTGGAATCGCCTGCTGACCCTCGGAGCAGAGCCCTCTGAGAATCGTATCAATCTTAAAAAAGCGGGTATCTTTTCCATTGTGCATGGCGTTCGCGCACTTGCGCTAGAAAATCATATTTGGGCTAACTCCACATCTGATCGAATTACCGAGCTCGTCAGACTCCATAAAATACCAAAAGATTTAGCCAATGAAACTCTAGAGTCACTTCACCTCTTAATGGAATTGAGATTGAAAAGTGGTCTTATAGAACTCGAGACTGACAAAGAGGTGTCTGGTGAAATTGACCTAAGTCGCCTTTCTACTTTAGAGCGCGATCTTCTTAAAGATGCTCTCAATGTAGTTAAACGATTCAAGACTTTTTTGCGCCAGCACTTTCATCTAGAGTTTGCATGA